Proteins from a single region of Noviherbaspirillum saxi:
- a CDS encoding enoyl-CoA hydratase-related protein, with amino-acid sequence MTRQFETILYTEGGPIGAITLNRPDNGNMFNETMCHEIRDCINDIRRETRTRVIVITGAGDRFFCIGGEKTGMPDTHLYPGVLPVLDMYEAIDRLQKPVIAAVNGFAVGGGNVLQVMCDITIAKESAVFRQVGPMMGSFDAGFGTWYLEDLVGKKKAKEIWFRNPKISAKEALEMGLINKVVPDDQLAAATREMALEIADRGAFALASIKAAFGARHGGVGGLSRVTHDLLLRLNLDTDEAKELSKSFSEKRAPDTSKFGQ; translated from the coding sequence ATGACACGCCAGTTCGAGACCATCCTCTATACCGAAGGCGGCCCTATCGGCGCCATTACGCTGAACCGCCCCGACAACGGCAACATGTTCAACGAAACGATGTGCCACGAAATCCGCGACTGCATTAACGACATCCGCCGTGAGACTCGTACCCGCGTCATTGTCATCACCGGCGCCGGCGATCGTTTTTTCTGCATCGGTGGCGAGAAAACCGGCATGCCCGACACCCACCTCTACCCTGGCGTGCTGCCTGTGCTCGACATGTACGAGGCCATTGATCGCCTGCAAAAACCGGTTATCGCCGCAGTGAACGGATTCGCTGTCGGCGGTGGTAACGTGCTGCAGGTGATGTGCGACATCACGATTGCCAAGGAAAGCGCGGTGTTCCGCCAGGTGGGACCGATGATGGGAAGTTTTGACGCGGGTTTTGGCACCTGGTACCTGGAAGACCTGGTTGGAAAGAAGAAGGCTAAGGAAATCTGGTTCCGCAATCCGAAAATCAGTGCCAAGGAAGCATTGGAGATGGGGCTCATCAACAAGGTCGTACCCGACGACCAGCTGGCCGCGGCCACGCGCGAGATGGCGCTCGAGATCGCCGACCGCGGCGCCTTCGCACTGGCGTCGATCAAGGCGGCCTTCGGCGCACGCCATGGCGGTGTGGGCGGTTTGTCGCGCGTGACGCATGACTTGCTGCTGCGCCTGAATCTGGACACCGATGAGGCGAAGGAACTGTCAAAGTCCTTCAGCGAGAAGCGCGCCCCCGACACCTCCAAGTTCGGCCAATGA
- a CDS encoding CaiB/BaiF CoA transferase family protein, giving the protein MLPAEQLSPAPNSTPLSLLEGIRVLDLTTSIAGPYASLLLADFGAEVLKIERPGRGDDARAWGPPFLDGESLWFLSVNRNKHSVTLDYAQSAGLDALHALVKVADVILINQVGRSQKKLGIDYARLKEINPRLVHVSITGFGLAGAKSDQPCYDLIAEGYSGVMDLTGESPERNPQKVGTPAADLLSGTDAAMAALAALIDRNRTGQGHEIDIAMVESMTRFMTPRIIPYLGSGDLPRRSGGTDSVIAIYQTFHTADHPITLGLGNDAIWNRFCEAIGRTDMAKEQRFADNAGRRTCRTEIVREIQTMLLTKPRAHWLDLFANARIPSGPINRLDQVVTDPTLTERGLFYAIRRNGVAVPQVGLGIRFDGNFNTYRKDPPRLGEDTRQAFTSWLGWDDDMIQKLDNAGLL; this is encoded by the coding sequence ATGTTACCTGCAGAACAATTATCACCAGCCCCGAACTCCACGCCGCTGAGCCTGCTCGAAGGCATCCGCGTCCTCGACCTTACTACCTCTATCGCTGGACCCTATGCATCGCTGCTGCTGGCTGACTTCGGTGCGGAAGTGCTGAAGATCGAGCGCCCGGGACGGGGTGACGACGCGCGTGCGTGGGGACCACCCTTCCTTGACGGTGAATCCCTGTGGTTCCTGAGCGTAAACCGCAACAAGCATAGCGTGACCCTCGACTATGCACAATCGGCTGGACTCGATGCGCTCCATGCACTGGTGAAAGTTGCCGACGTCATCCTCATCAACCAGGTTGGACGAAGCCAGAAGAAGCTCGGCATCGACTACGCGCGCCTGAAAGAGATCAATCCACGCCTGGTACATGTGTCGATCACCGGTTTCGGTCTTGCCGGAGCGAAAAGCGACCAGCCTTGCTATGACCTGATTGCCGAAGGTTACAGCGGGGTGATGGACCTGACGGGGGAGTCCCCTGAGCGCAATCCGCAAAAGGTGGGTACACCGGCGGCCGACCTGCTATCGGGCACCGACGCGGCAATGGCAGCGCTGGCCGCCCTGATCGACCGGAATCGTACCGGACAAGGCCATGAGATCGATATCGCGATGGTCGAGAGCATGACCCGATTCATGACGCCGAGGATCATTCCCTATCTCGGTTCGGGTGACCTGCCGCGACGCAGCGGCGGTACCGACAGCGTAATCGCCATCTATCAGACCTTTCACACGGCAGATCATCCGATTACGCTCGGCCTCGGAAACGATGCAATCTGGAATCGTTTCTGCGAAGCAATCGGCCGTACGGACATGGCCAAGGAGCAGCGTTTTGCCGACAATGCCGGCCGCCGCACCTGCCGCACGGAGATCGTGCGCGAGATTCAGACCATGCTGCTCACGAAGCCGCGTGCACACTGGCTCGACCTCTTCGCCAACGCGCGCATCCCGTCGGGACCGATCAATCGTCTTGACCAGGTGGTTACCGATCCTACACTGACCGAACGTGGCCTGTTCTACGCGATACGCCGCAACGGTGTCGCCGTACCTCAGGTCGGTCTCGGTATCCGATTCGATGGCAATTTCAACACCTACCGCAAGGATCCGCCCCGCCTCGGCGAAGACACCCGCCAAGCCTTCACTTCATGGCTGGGCTGGGACGACGACATGATTCAGAAGCTGGACAACGCAGGACTGCTTTGA
- a CDS encoding sigma-54 interaction domain-containing protein: MNTNRNDPLAFGVLVLDTKGEVICATDLARDDAVQKRILERYRNEDRRRGMLALEGEPKLIATFRAGDDATMFFIQNAASKSTLFDFVANVDFAHAVFDYFLNNPYESVVVVDDQARVRYIPPVHERFFGIEHGEAIGKKVTDVIENTNLHEVVRTGKAEIGKLQEMGGVTRVVARIPLIENGKTLGALGRVMFKGPETVVELSKEVVKLRSEVEFYRKELSGLKRRTFGLDNMVGNSDAIRQLKADIAKVAPLSVPVLIIGESGTGKELAAHAIHALSKRSENPMVFVNAAALPASLVESELFGYEGGAFTGAERKGRKGKFELADQSSLFFDEIGDMPAEVQVKLLRVLQDDIFERVGGDRPRHSDFRLISATNRNFQEMIAHGEFRLDLYYRISGVTIRMPSLRERPEDIPELVQSFLVAFAERHRTPVKGVDSRVYSYLKELSWPGNVRQLLHEVEKAAIFCDGPEIALDNFRLMPQELGERPIPASPVEAGARASASGKIQDAIEEMEKSMIRDAMVKYKGNKKKVAEELGISRAYLYKKLSEEGPALT; this comes from the coding sequence ATGAACACGAACCGCAACGACCCACTCGCCTTTGGCGTGCTGGTTCTGGACACCAAAGGCGAAGTGATATGTGCAACCGACCTTGCACGCGACGACGCCGTCCAGAAACGCATCCTCGAACGCTATCGCAATGAAGATCGACGGAGGGGCATGCTTGCGCTGGAGGGTGAACCGAAGCTGATTGCGACCTTCCGTGCAGGCGACGACGCCACCATGTTCTTCATCCAGAACGCAGCCAGCAAATCCACCTTGTTCGATTTCGTCGCCAATGTCGACTTCGCGCACGCAGTCTTCGACTACTTTCTCAACAACCCCTACGAGTCGGTGGTGGTGGTCGATGACCAGGCGCGCGTGCGATACATTCCGCCGGTGCATGAACGGTTTTTCGGCATCGAGCATGGCGAGGCCATCGGCAAGAAGGTGACCGATGTCATCGAGAACACCAACCTGCATGAAGTAGTGCGTACCGGTAAGGCCGAGATCGGCAAGCTGCAAGAGATGGGTGGCGTCACGCGTGTGGTGGCGCGCATCCCATTGATTGAAAACGGCAAGACCCTGGGAGCGCTGGGACGCGTGATGTTCAAGGGTCCCGAGACAGTGGTCGAACTCAGCAAGGAAGTGGTCAAGCTGCGCTCGGAAGTCGAGTTCTACCGCAAGGAACTATCCGGCCTCAAGCGCCGCACCTTTGGCCTGGACAACATGGTGGGCAATAGCGACGCGATACGCCAACTCAAGGCCGACATCGCCAAGGTCGCACCGCTGTCGGTGCCGGTGCTGATCATCGGCGAGAGCGGCACCGGCAAGGAGTTGGCCGCGCACGCCATTCATGCGTTGAGCAAGCGCAGCGAAAATCCCATGGTCTTCGTCAATGCCGCCGCCCTGCCCGCCTCGCTGGTGGAGAGCGAGCTGTTCGGCTATGAAGGCGGTGCCTTTACCGGCGCCGAGCGCAAGGGCCGCAAGGGCAAGTTCGAACTGGCCGACCAGAGCTCGCTGTTCTTCGACGAAATCGGCGACATGCCGGCGGAGGTGCAGGTCAAGCTGCTGCGAGTACTGCAGGATGACATCTTCGAGCGCGTCGGCGGCGACCGCCCGCGCCACTCGGACTTCCGGCTCATCAGCGCGACCAATCGCAACTTCCAGGAAATGATCGCCCACGGCGAATTCCGCCTTGACCTGTACTACCGCATCAGCGGCGTCACCATCCGGATGCCTAGCCTGCGTGAGCGGCCGGAAGACATTCCCGAGCTCGTGCAGAGCTTCCTTGTCGCCTTTGCCGAGCGCCATCGCACACCGGTCAAAGGTGTCGATTCACGCGTGTATAGCTATCTCAAGGAACTTTCGTGGCCGGGAAATGTGCGCCAGTTACTGCATGAGGTGGAGAAGGCGGCCATCTTCTGCGACGGTCCTGAGATTGCACTCGACAACTTCCGTCTGATGCCGCAAGAACTGGGCGAACGTCCCATCCCGGCGTCGCCCGTCGAAGCCGGCGCGCGAGCATCCGCATCCGGCAAGATCCAGGACGCGATCGAGGAAATGGAAAAATCGATGATTCGAGATGCAATGGTCAAATACAAGGGAAACAAGAAGAAGGTCGCGGAGGAACTTGGGATCTCTCGTGCCTACCTTTACAAGAAACTTTCAGAGGAAGGCCCTGCGCTTACCTGA
- a CDS encoding type II toxin-antitoxin system RelE/ParE family toxin, producing the protein MIRTFACRDTEMLFNSYAVKRIKNIERVARRKLLMIHAATVLDTLKVPPGNRLEPLYGDRKGQYSIRINDQWRVCFRWAADGVYDVEIVDYH; encoded by the coding sequence ATGATTCGAACATTCGCATGCCGTGACACCGAAATGCTGTTCAACAGCTATGCGGTGAAACGCATTAAGAACATCGAGCGCGTTGCGCGTCGCAAGCTGCTGATGATCCATGCAGCGACGGTGCTGGATACATTGAAAGTCCCTCCGGGGAACCGATTGGAGCCGCTGTATGGAGATCGCAAGGGACAGTACAGCATCCGAATCAACGACCAGTGGCGTGTTTGCTTTCGATGGGCCGCCGATGGCGTGTATGACGTGGAAATTGTGGATTACCACTAG
- a CDS encoding HigA family addiction module antitoxin, whose protein sequence is MMTKKLDEIHPGEILVEEFIKPMDLTNARVASDIDVPTSRISEIANGKRPITVDTAVRLGVYFNMEPRFWLNLQSEYDVRIAERDLLPEIKGRIRPLLQHI, encoded by the coding sequence ATGATGACAAAGAAACTGGATGAGATTCACCCCGGCGAGATTCTGGTGGAGGAATTCATCAAGCCGATGGACTTAACCAATGCGCGAGTGGCGTCCGATATCGACGTGCCGACCTCGCGCATCAGCGAAATCGCAAACGGTAAGCGCCCCATTACGGTTGATACTGCTGTTCGCCTCGGCGTGTATTTCAACATGGAGCCGCGCTTTTGGCTGAACCTGCAATCCGAGTATGACGTTCGGATAGCCGAGCGGGATTTACTGCCTGAAATCAAAGGCCGGATTCGTCCGCTGCTTCAGCACATATAA
- a CDS encoding DUF4286 family protein, whose protein sequence is MDTVKAKTDKPQAKATSLRRPGVLLAMNDVPKGMDEEFTRWYHQEHLTERLALPGFVRARRYRSVDGQPNYMVVYDCDTVETLASTPYVQQLAHPTAWTQKIMSHFLNMERSACSETWSAGEGTGGAAIVTHCKPIHGREEDARRFIHEELAPRLMQNACIVRIALWETDTAVTNVASMERDLRPGKDTVADWVLFIESTDLGQVALALHTHVLAGEGARTGLLLGSWMRYQMIYERHAAGVLSK, encoded by the coding sequence ATGGACACGGTCAAAGCAAAAACTGACAAGCCGCAGGCCAAAGCAACTTCCCTGCGCCGACCGGGCGTACTGCTGGCCATGAATGATGTTCCGAAAGGGATGGATGAGGAATTCACCCGCTGGTATCACCAGGAGCACCTGACCGAGCGCCTCGCACTGCCAGGCTTCGTGCGAGCCCGACGCTATCGTTCTGTGGACGGCCAGCCCAACTACATGGTCGTCTACGACTGCGACACGGTCGAGACACTGGCGTCGACGCCTTACGTTCAGCAGCTTGCCCATCCCACGGCGTGGACGCAGAAAATCATGTCGCATTTTCTCAATATGGAGCGCTCCGCCTGCAGCGAAACCTGGTCCGCCGGCGAGGGCACGGGTGGCGCAGCGATCGTTACCCACTGCAAGCCGATTCACGGAAGGGAAGAAGACGCCCGTCGTTTCATCCACGAGGAACTCGCGCCACGCTTGATGCAAAACGCCTGCATCGTCCGCATCGCCCTATGGGAAACCGATACTGCCGTGACCAATGTGGCAAGCATGGAACGCGACTTGCGACCAGGAAAGGATACGGTTGCCGACTGGGTGCTGTTCATTGAAAGCACGGATCTTGGCCAAGTCGCACTGGCACTGCATACGCATGTGCTGGCAGGGGAGGGGGCACGCACCGGTCTGTTGCTGGGCTCGTGGATGCGCTACCAGATGATCTACGAACGTCATGCGGCCGGGGTTTTATCGAAGTAG